The DNA region GGTGCAGTTCGGCGACCTCGCTGCGCAGATAGAAGCGCAGCAACCCCATCAGGTCGCTGACCTCCTCCTCCGGCCGGCGCCAGTTCTCCGAAGAGAAGCTGAAGATCGTCAGAGTGCCGATGCCAAGTTCGCGCGCCGCCTCCACGGTGCGGCGGACGGCGTCCACGCCCTTCTTGTGACCGGCGGTGCGCGGCAGGCCGCGCGCCTTGGCCCAGCGGCCGTTGCCATCCATGATGATGGCGACATGCGCGGGTGCCGTGTTGGACCGGTTGTCGTCCGCGTCGCGCATTCCGGATCAGACCTGCATGATTTCCTTTTCTTTTTGCGCAAGCGAGTCGTCGACCAGCTTGATGTGCTGATCGGTCAGGACCTGCACCTTGTCCGCCTGGACCTTGTGCTCGTCCTGGGTGATCTCACTGGCCTTCTCGGCCTTCTTCAGGCCGTCCATGCCGTCACGACGGATGTTCCGGATGGCGACACGGCACTGTTCGGCGTATTTGTGGGCGACCTTCGCCAGTTCGGCGCGGCGCTCCTGCGTCAGGTCGGGCAGCGGCACGCGGATGACCTGGCCTTCGGCCTGCGGGTTCAGGCCCAGGCCGCTGTCGCGGATGGCCTTCTCGACCGCCTTGGTCATGCCGCGGTCCCATACCTGGACGGAGATCAGGCGCGGCTCGGGCACGGAAACCGTCGCCACCTCGCGCAGGTGCATGCGGCTGCCATAAGCCTCCACCATCACCGGTTCAAGCAGGTTGGACGAGGCGCGGCCGGTCCGCAGTCCGCCCAGTTCCTTGCGAAACGAGTCAAGCGCGCCTTCCATGCGGCGCTTCAGATCCGATAGGTCGGGCGCAGCCACGGGCCTACTCCCTTTCTTCCGTTATGATGGTGTGCTTGCCACGGCCCTGCATCACTTCGGCGAAGGCGCCGGGCGTGTGGATCGAAAAGACCAGAATTGGAATGTGATTCTCACGCGACAGCGCGATCGCCGACGCGTCCATCACCTGGAGTTCCTTGGTCAGGACATCCATATAGGTGAGGCGCTCATAGCGCTCGGCCGACGGATCCTTCTTCGGATCGGCGGTGTAGACGCCATCGACCTGCGTTCCCTTCAGCAGACCGTCACAGCCCATTTCCGAGGCGCGCAGCGCCGCGGCGGTGTCGGTGGTGAAGAAGGGGTTGCCGGTGCCGGCGGCGAAGATCACCACCCGACCCTTTTCCATGTGACGGACGGCGCGGCGCCGGATATAGGGCTCGCAGACCGTCGACATGGGAATGGCCGACTGCACCCGCGTGCTGACGCCCATCCGTTCCAGCGCGCTCTGCATCGAGAGCGCGTTCATCACGGTGGCGAGCATGCCGATATAGTCGGCCGAGGCGCGTTCCATGCCGCTCGCCGCACCCTTCACACCCCGGAAGATGTTCCCCCCGCCGATCACCAGACAGACCTGGACACCGAGAGCGATGACCGCCTTCACCTCGCTGGCGATGCGGTTCACCATCTCCGGGTCCAGACCATAGTCGCGCTGACCCATCAGCGCCTCGCCCGACACCTTGAGGAGGACGCGCTTGTAGCGGACGCCCTCGGTCGGCGCGGTGGTCCCGGTGGTTTCGACCATGGGGGGAACGCTCCCTTGCTGTTTCGGAATGCGGCTCGCGGACCCAAGCCTTCGACCTTAGAGGTCTCAGGCCTGACCACCGGCGGCGGCGGCGACCTCGGCGGCGAAGTCCGACTGGACCTTCTCGATGCCCTCGCCCAGGGCGAAGCGGGTGAAGGCCGTGACTTTGACCGGAGCGCCGATGTCCTTGGCGGCGTTCTCCACCACCTTGCGGACCTTGGTCTCGCCGTCGATCACATAGGTCTGCTCCAGCAGACAGACTTCCTCGTAATACTTGCGGACGCGGCCTTCCACCATCTTCTCGATGATGTTCTCCGGCTTGCCCGAGGCACGGGCCTGCTCGGCCAGCACGTTGCGCTCACGCTCCAGCGACGAGCTGTCGACATCGGCGATGTCCAGCGCATCCGGACGGGCGGCGGCGATGTGCATGGCGATCTGCTTGCCGAGGTCGGCCAGCTTGCCGGCGTCGCCGGTCGACTCCAGGGCGACCAGAACGCCGATCTTGCCCAGGCCCGGCGCGATGGCCGAGTGGACGTAGCTGACGACGACACCGGCCGAGACCGACAGGGTGACGGCGCGGCGCAAGTTCATGTTCTCGCCGACGGTGGCGATCAGGCTGGTCAGCTCGTCCTGGGCGGTGTGCGAGGTGCCCGGATAGGTCGCGGCCTTCAGGGCCTCGACGTCGCCGGCGGTGGTCAGCGCCAGCTCGGCGGACGTGGCGGCGAAAGCCTGGAACTTGTCGTTGCGGGCGACGAAGTCGGTCTCGGCGTTCACCTCGACGACGGCACCCTTGGTGCCGGCGGTGGCGACGGCGACCAGACCCTCGGCGGCGACGCGGCCCGACTTCTTGGCGGCGGCGGCAAGCCCCTTCTTGCGCAGCCAGTCGACGGCGCCCTCGAGGTCGCCCTGCGTCTCGTTCAGCGCCTTCTTGCAATCCATCATGCCCGCGCCGGTCTTCTCGCGCAGTTCCTTGACGAGCGAGGCGGTAATCTCGGCCATGTTGCGCCCTCTTTCTTCCAAGCGATCCGGCTGGCGGATCGGATTGAGTCACAAAGTCAAAACGGGTGGCAAGCCATCAAAAAGGCAGCCCATAAAAAAGGCAGCCGGGCCATAGGTCATAAGGCCCGGCTGCCCTTGAACCGTCAGGGTCAGGCCTGGGCGGTCTCGGCGGTCTCTTCCTCCGGCAGCTGTTCAGCCGGGGCATCCTCGGCGGCGCCGACGTCGATGCCGGCAGCGCTCATCTCGGCCTGCAGGCCGTCGAGCACGGCGCCGACCGTCAGGTCGCAGTACATCTCGATGGCGCGCAGGGCGTCGTCGTTACCGGGGATCGGGAAGGCCACGCCGTCCGGATCGGAGTTGCTGTCGAGGACCGCGATGACCGGGATGCCCAGCTTGTTGGCTTCCTTGACCGCGATCGACTCCTTGTTGGTGTCGATGATGAAGATGACGTCCGGCAGGCCGCCCATCTCCTTGATGCCGCCCAGCGCCCGCTCCAGCTTGTCACGCTCGCGGGTCAGCTCCAGCACTTCGCGCTTGGTCAGGCCCGAGGTGTCGCCGCCCAGACGCTCTTCCATCTCGCGCAGGCGCTTGATCGACTGGGAGATCGTCTTCCAGTTGGTCAGCATGCCGCCGAGCCAGCGGTGGTTGACGTAGTACTGGCCGCACTTGGCGGCGGCCTCGGCGATACGCTCCTGGGCCTGGCGCTTGGTGCCGACGAACAGGACGCGGCCGCCGCCGGCGACGACGTCACGCACGGCCTGGAGGGCGCGGTGCAGCATCGGGACGGTCTGCTCGAGATCGATGATGTGCACGCCGTTGCGGACACCGAAGATGTACTGGTTCATCTTCGGATTCCAGCGACGGGTGTGGTGGCCGAAATGGACACCGGCTTCCAGCAGCTGGCGCATGGTGAAGGTGGGCATGGTCATGTGGAAAAATTCCCTTTTTCCGGTTGCTCCGCCGCGGGCATTGTCGACAGCGCATGGAGTCATGGCCGAAGACACCGGATCGGGCCATCGGGGTAAAACCGAGGGTCCGCCAGCCCGCGTGAGGTTTTGACGACGGCGCTTACATAGCCCCGCCCGCGTATGTTGACAAGGAAAAAGGCCATCCGGACCGGCGTCCGGATGGCCTTTTCACCATTTCGCAAAATAGCGGCGGAAGCTGCTCTTCACGCCTGCGGCGCGGACGGGGCCGCCACCTTCGGCTTGGGCAGGTCGAGCTTCAGGTGGAGTTCCCGCAGGCGGGCGGTGTCGACCGGTGCCGGCGCCTGCATCAGCAGGTCTTCCGCCCGCTGGTTCAGCGGGAAGGCGATGACCTCGCGGATGTTCGGTTCGTCGGCCAGCAGCATGACGATGCGGTCGATGCCCGGAGCCGAACCGCCGTGCGGCGGGGCGCCCAGCTTGAACGCGCTCAGCATGCCGCCGAATCGGGCCTCCAGCTCCTCCGGCGGGTAGCCGGCGATCTCGAAGGCCTTGTACATCACCTCCGGCAGATGGTTGCGGATGGCGCCCGACGACAGCTCCACGCCATTGCAGACGATGTCGTACTGGTAGGCCTTGATGTCGAGCGGGTTCATCGTCTCCAGCGCCTTCAGGCCGCCCTGGGGCATGGAGAAGGGGTTGTGGCTGAAGATGACCTTGTTGGTCTCCTCGTCCAGCTCGTACATCGGGAAGTCGACGATCCAGCAGAAGCGGAAGGCGTTCTTCTCGATCAGGTCGAGTTCCTCGCCGATGCGGGTGCGGGCGAAGCCGGCCAGCTTGGCCGCCGGGCCGGGCTGGTCGCAGACGAAGAAGATCGCGTCGCCATCCTCGAGACCGGCCAGTTCGCGCAGGGCGGCTTGCGCCGCCTCAGGCACGAACTTGGCGATCGGGCCCTTGCCGCCGCCGGCCTCCATGACGATGTAGCCGAGACCGGGAGCGCCGAGACCGCGCGCCCAGTCGTTCAGCTTGTCGAAGAAGCTGCGCGGACGGTCGGAGACCTTCGGCGCGCGGATGGCGCGGACGACGCCGCCCTTCTCCAGCGTCTGCTTGAAGGCGCGGAACTCCACGTCGTCGCGCTTGAACACCTCGGTCACGTCGGTGATGACCAGCGGGTTGCGCAGGTCCGGCTTGTCGTTGCCGTATTTCAGCATCGACTCGGCGTAGGAGATGCGGCGGAAGGGCAGCCCGTCGATGGCCGGCTTCGAGTCGCGGCGGAAGCCGCCGAATTCGTCGAAGATCCCGTGCAGAACCGGCTCGATGGCGGCGAAGACGTCTTCCTGGGTGACGAAGGACATCTCGAAATCGAGCTGGTAGAACTCGCCCGGGCTGCGGTCGGCGCGGGCGTCCTCGTCGCGGAAGCAGGGGGCGATCTGGAAATAGCGGTCGAAGCCGGCGACCATCAGCAGCTGCTTGAACTGCTGCGGCGCCTGCGGCAGGGCGTAGAACTTGCCGGGATGGTTGCGGCTGGGCACCAGATAGTCACGGGCCCCCTCCGGCGAGGAGGCGGTGAGGATCGGCGTCTGGAATTCGGTGAAGCCCTGGTCGATCATGCGGCGGCGCGCCGAGGCGATCACGCGCGAGCGCAGCATGATGTTCTCGTGGATGCGCTCGCGGCGCAGGTCGAGGAAGCGGTAGCGCAGGCGGACATCCTCGCCGGCGTCGGTGTCCTGGTTGACCTGAAGCGGGATCTGCTCCGCCTCGCCTTCCACGGCCAGCTCGGCGATCTGCATCTCGATGCGGCCGGTGGGCAGCTTGTCGTTGATGGTCTCGGCCGTGCGCTTCACCACCTTGCCGGTGACGGTGATGACCGATTCCAGCTTCAGCCGGTTCGCGACCTCGAAGGCCGGGTTGGAGGTATCGACCACGCACTGCGTCAGGCCGTAATGGTCGCGCAGGTCGATGAACAGCAGCTGTCCATGGTCGCGCTTCCGGTTCATCCAGCCCGACAGGCGGACGGTCTCACCGGCATTCTCTTCACGAAGCTGGCCGCAGGTGTGCGTGCGGTAGGGGTGCATGGGTCGAAACACCTTGAAAAGGTCGGATTCCGGCGGAAAAAGCGGTTCGACACACCACACCGGACGCGCGCGAAAGTCAAGCCGCGATAGGGCGGCGCACAAGGACGCGACGCCGGAGACGCGGCGGCCGGAACGGAACGTTTGAAACACCGTGAAACGGTTTCCGCCACCCTGTCCACCTGTTCACCACTGCCTCCCGATGGCCGCACCGTCCGGACACCGGCACTGTACCACCGGCGCGACGAGACCACGCCACTTTGGGAAAATCCGGGGGAACGGTCGGCCGCCCCACCGCCCGAGCGCCCCTTTCATTCACCACACGCATCGATCCGGCGCGTCGGCGGACTTTCACCCGCCCGTTCGGTCGTGTATGAAGCAACCATGACGCTCATCACGACAACCGACGCCCTTCAGGCCTTCTGCCAGTCGCTGGCAGGGACCGAGTACATCACGGTCGACACCGAGTTCCTGCGGGAAAAGACCTATTGGCCGCAACTGTGCCTCGTCCAGGTCGGCGGGCCCGACGGGGCGGTCGCCATCGACCCGCTGGCCGAGGGCATCGACCTGACGCCGCTGTTCGCGCTGATGAGCGACCCGTCGGTTCTGAAGGTGTTCCACGCCGCCCGCCAGGATGTCGAAATCTTCTGGCACCTGTCGGGCCAGATCCCGCATCCGCTGTTCGACACCCAGGTCGCGGCGATGGTCTGCGGCTTCGGCGAGAGCGTCGGCTACGAGACGCTGGTGACCAAGCTGGCCGGCGCCCGCATCGACAAGTCCAGCCGCTTCACCGACTGGTCGCACCGGCCGCTCACCGAGCGCCAGCTGACCTACGCCCTGTCCGACGTCATCCACCTGCGCCCGGCCTATGAGAAGCTGAAGCGCCGTCTCGCCCGTTCCGGCCGGTCGCATTGGCTGGAGGAGGAGATGGCGATCCTGACCGACCCGGCAACCTACCGGGTCGATCCCGACAGCTCCTATCTGCGGCTGAAGGTGCGGACCAACAAGCCGCGCTTCATGGCGATCCTGAAGGAACTGGCGGCGTGGCGCGAGCGCGAGGCCCAGCGCCGCGACCAGCCGCGCTCGCGCGTGCTGCGCGACGAGGCGCTGCTGGAGATCGCCGCCCATGCGCCGACCACGGTCGACGACCTCGCCCGCACCCGCGGGCTGGGCCGCGGCTTCGCCGAGGGGCGCCAGGGGGCCGACGTGCTGGCCGCGGTGCGGACCGGGCTCGACCTGCCGGACAGCGCCCTGCCCCATGTCGAACCGCGCGAGGAACCGACACCGGGTTTGCAACCGATCGTGGAGCTTTTGCGCGTCCTGCTGAAGATGAAGTGCGACGAGAACAATGTCGCGGCAAAGCTGGTCGCGTCATCGGCCGATCTGGAAGCATTGGCGGCCGATGATGACGCAGACGTTCCCGCGATGCAGGGTTGGCGACGCGAACTGTTCGGCAACGATGCACTTGCCCTGAAGCATGGAAAGATCGGACTTGCGGTCATCGATCGGCGCGTCCGCATCGTTCCTGCTGGCGAACCGAGGCCATCGGCGGCTTTGGCCGAATCGGAAACTTGACCTTTTCGGATGGCGTCGCTTCGATGATTGGGACGCCTTTTGCCGATGTCCGGGCGCGTGCTGCGCCCGGACATCAGCCTTAAGGGCTTTTTAAAGATGGTTACGATTAAGATCGGTTAGGGTTTGCGGCTTTGGAGGGATCGGAGAAATCCACCAGTCCGCGGACCGGCGCTATCATTCGGGCATCGCCGCCCGGATGGATGACAAAAAGCTGCCGAACAACGAGCGGCTGGCGATCCGGGTGGTTGGCAGGCGCGACGCTTGTTGTGGGAGTGAAAACGGTATGAGCAGGTTTGGCGGCAGACCCCCCATTGGACGGGACCGAGTCCGGCTTTCCACGACGGAAAAGCAGGCCGCCGTCGCCGCCGCCAAGGATCAGAAGCCGGAGTTCGACAACGACAAGCTGCTGAACCTGCTGCGGTCGGCGAAAAACGAACTTCAGGGCATGCGTCTGATCCACATGCACCTGTCTCTTCTGAAGGACCGCGACCCGACCAGCCAGATGATGGTGCGGAGCATCATCCAGGAACTGGCGAACAAGGCGTCCTATCTGCAATCCTTCAACATCTCCAACGGCGACGTCATCATCCTCTACAAGGGATTGAAGCTGACCGGCGTCACCGATGTGTGTCAGACCGTCGAACAGGTGTTCCTGTCCAAAACGACGCTGACCGGCCCGAACCCTTACAAGGAATATTCGCTCTATTCGATCATGGAACTGGCGTTGAACTTCATCAACGTCATCCGTTTCATCGAGGAGTTGCAGGCGAACGAGACCGGCAGCCACGTCACCGAGACAAAACCGCCGATCACGCTGGAGGAGTTGGGCAAGCTCGAACGCTCGATGCAGATGTTCGACCTGTCGCCTTTCCTATTCAACCAGGGCATTGCCAATATCGGTACCGGCGATTCGGAGATGGAGTATTATGAACTCTACATCTCCATCAAGCTGTTGCAGGAACGGCTTTGTCCGGACTATGACATCACCGCCAACAAATGGCTGTTCAATTACTTCACCGCCAATCTCGACCAGTCGGTGCTGCGCGCCCTGAACCACGGGTTGAGCTTCATGCGCGGGCGGCGGATCGGCATCAACATCAACCTATCCACGGTGATCTCGACCGGCTTCGTCAAGTTCGACGAGAGGCTGCCGATCGATTTTCGCGGACAGGTGGTTCTGGAGGTGTCGAAAGGCGACCTGATCGAAAACCTGTCACTGTTCAACGAGGTCGTCGAGTTCGCGCAGGATCGCCGCTACCAGATCGCGGTCGACGGGCTGAACCCGTTCTGGGTGACCAACTTCGATCTGGAATATCTGAACGCCGACT from Azospirillum sp. B510 includes:
- the frr gene encoding ribosome recycling factor; protein product: MEGALDSFRKELGGLRTGRASSNLLEPVMVEAYGSRMHLREVATVSVPEPRLISVQVWDRGMTKAVEKAIRDSGLGLNPQAEGQVIRVPLPDLTQERRAELAKVAHKYAEQCRVAIRNIRRDGMDGLKKAEKASEITQDEHKVQADKVQVLTDQHIKLVDDSLAQKEKEIMQV
- the pyrH gene encoding UMP kinase, coding for MVETTGTTAPTEGVRYKRVLLKVSGEALMGQRDYGLDPEMVNRIASEVKAVIALGVQVCLVIGGGNIFRGVKGAASGMERASADYIGMLATVMNALSMQSALERMGVSTRVQSAIPMSTVCEPYIRRRAVRHMEKGRVVIFAAGTGNPFFTTDTAAALRASEMGCDGLLKGTQVDGVYTADPKKDPSAERYERLTYMDVLTKELQVMDASAIALSRENHIPILVFSIHTPGAFAEVMQGRGKHTIITEERE
- the tsf gene encoding translation elongation factor Ts is translated as MAEITASLVKELREKTGAGMMDCKKALNETQGDLEGAVDWLRKKGLAAAAKKSGRVAAEGLVAVATAGTKGAVVEVNAETDFVARNDKFQAFAATSAELALTTAGDVEALKAATYPGTSHTAQDELTSLIATVGENMNLRRAVTLSVSAGVVVSYVHSAIAPGLGKIGVLVALESTGDAGKLADLGKQIAMHIAAARPDALDIADVDSSSLERERNVLAEQARASGKPENIIEKMVEGRVRKYYEEVCLLEQTYVIDGETKVRKVVENAAKDIGAPVKVTAFTRFALGEGIEKVQSDFAAEVAAAAGGQA
- the rpsB gene encoding 30S ribosomal protein S2 is translated as MTMPTFTMRQLLEAGVHFGHHTRRWNPKMNQYIFGVRNGVHIIDLEQTVPMLHRALQAVRDVVAGGGRVLFVGTKRQAQERIAEAAAKCGQYYVNHRWLGGMLTNWKTISQSIKRLREMEERLGGDTSGLTKREVLELTRERDKLERALGGIKEMGGLPDVIFIIDTNKESIAVKEANKLGIPVIAVLDSNSDPDGVAFPIPGNDDALRAIEMYCDLTVGAVLDGLQAEMSAAGIDVGAAEDAPAEQLPEEETAETAQA
- the aspS gene encoding aspartate--tRNA ligase, which gives rise to MHPYRTHTCGQLREENAGETVRLSGWMNRKRDHGQLLFIDLRDHYGLTQCVVDTSNPAFEVANRLKLESVITVTGKVVKRTAETINDKLPTGRIEMQIAELAVEGEAEQIPLQVNQDTDAGEDVRLRYRFLDLRRERIHENIMLRSRVIASARRRMIDQGFTEFQTPILTASSPEGARDYLVPSRNHPGKFYALPQAPQQFKQLLMVAGFDRYFQIAPCFRDEDARADRSPGEFYQLDFEMSFVTQEDVFAAIEPVLHGIFDEFGGFRRDSKPAIDGLPFRRISYAESMLKYGNDKPDLRNPLVITDVTEVFKRDDVEFRAFKQTLEKGGVVRAIRAPKVSDRPRSFFDKLNDWARGLGAPGLGYIVMEAGGGKGPIAKFVPEAAQAALRELAGLEDGDAIFFVCDQPGPAAKLAGFARTRIGEELDLIEKNAFRFCWIVDFPMYELDEETNKVIFSHNPFSMPQGGLKALETMNPLDIKAYQYDIVCNGVELSSGAIRNHLPEVMYKAFEIAGYPPEELEARFGGMLSAFKLGAPPHGGSAPGIDRIVMLLADEPNIREVIAFPLNQRAEDLLMQAPAPVDTARLRELHLKLDLPKPKVAAPSAPQA
- the rnd gene encoding ribonuclease D; this translates as MTLITTTDALQAFCQSLAGTEYITVDTEFLREKTYWPQLCLVQVGGPDGAVAIDPLAEGIDLTPLFALMSDPSVLKVFHAARQDVEIFWHLSGQIPHPLFDTQVAAMVCGFGESVGYETLVTKLAGARIDKSSRFTDWSHRPLTERQLTYALSDVIHLRPAYEKLKRRLARSGRSHWLEEEMAILTDPATYRVDPDSSYLRLKVRTNKPRFMAILKELAAWREREAQRRDQPRSRVLRDEALLEIAAHAPTTVDDLARTRGLGRGFAEGRQGADVLAAVRTGLDLPDSALPHVEPREEPTPGLQPIVELLRVLLKMKCDENNVAAKLVASSADLEALAADDDADVPAMQGWRRELFGNDALALKHGKIGLAVIDRRVRIVPAGEPRPSAALAESET